The following proteins are co-located in the Pyricularia oryzae 70-15 chromosome 1, whole genome shotgun sequence genome:
- a CDS encoding ribosome biogenesis protein ERB1 — protein sequence MAPTAPAKKRKQSAEVTELSDDEIIDGLLDGALSQSEDDSDFVASGDEDEEDEDEDEDEDKDEDDEHDDKQDIGDLQDLSLNDLDDDAQSKELAKDGANGGSGDGPEADDEDRPNYRVVEDANGGIRYVYDEINPVYDSDDSDKEEDNRIGDIPLSFYEAYPHVGYTIDGKKLMRPSERRQALDSLLDSIEIPKGWTGLTDPTTGKPLNLSQDELELLKRVQMNEIPEEGYDPYPDTVEYFTGIEEKMPLSAAPEPKRRFIPSKHEAKRVMKLVRAIREGRIQPYKSKEEREKEEEGKEEKYYDVWQDEQPRDPHVMHIPAPKLAPPGYDMSYNPPPEYLPTKAEREEWEKMDPEDREKEYLPQKFDALRKVPGYETFVKERFERCLDLYLAPRVRKNRLNIDPASLLPKLPRPEELKPFPTVCQAIFRGHEGRVRSSAIDPTGLWLATGGDDGYVRIWLINPARQVWAVKLSSDEAVNAVRWRPTKDTMILAAAAGEEIFLMVPPDIDPEVEQTSRAVLDAGFGHAAGGADKQTTDGKAPAAKWARPGARLEDEGVLVKVTVRSPVKVISWHRRGDHFCTVSPSGQRSSVAVHTLSKHLSQIPFRKLSGLAQVAHFHPSRPLFFVATQRTIRCYDLQRLELVKVVQPGARWISSFDIHPGGDNLIVGSYDRRLLWHDLDLSTRPYKTMRFHPQAIRAVKYHRGGLPLFADASDDGSLQIFHGKVVSDLMENATIVPLKSLKGHRVVDSLGVMDVDWHPSEPWCISAGADGTCRLWM from the exons ATGGCCCCCACAGCCCCAGCCAAGAAACGAAAGCAGTCGGCCGAGGTTACGGAGCTTTCAGATGACGAAATTATCGATGGGCTCCTCGACGGCGCGCTTTCTCAAAGCGAGGACGACAGCGATTTTGTAGCTTCAGgggatgaggatgaggaggacgaggacgaggatgaggatgaagATAAGGATGAAGATGACGAGCATGACGACAAGCAAGACATTGGAGACCTACAAGACCTCAGTCTCAACGACTTGGATGACGATGCGCAGAGCAAGGAATTGGCCAAAGATGGCGCAAATGGCGGTTCAGGAGATGGACCAGAGGCGGACGACGAAGACAGGCCAAACTACAGGGTTGTCGAGGATGCGAATGGCGGTATACGCTACGTATACGACGAGATTAACCCAGTCTACGACTCGGACGATTCGGACAAGGAGGAAGATAACAGAATTGGCGACATCCCGCTCTCTTTCTACGAGGCGTACCCCCACGTTGGTTACACTATCGACGGCAAGAAGCTTATGCGCCCGTCAGAGAGGAGGCAGGCTTTGGACTCTCTGCTAGACAGTATTGAGATACCCAAGGGCTGGACTGGCTTGACGGATCCGACTACCGGAAAGCCGCTCAACTTGAGCCAAGATGAGCTTGAGCTTCTGAAGCGTGTCCAGATGAACGAGATTCCTGAGGAAGGATACGATCCTTACCCT GACACCGTCGAATACTTTACCGGTATCGAGGAGAAGATGCCCCTGAGCGCTGCCCCTGAACCAAAGCGAAGATTTATTCCCTCAAAACATGAAGCAAAGAGAGTTATGAAACTTGTTCGCGCCATCAGGGAGGGCCGCATCCAGCCGTACAAGTCAAAGGAGGAGCGCGAGAAGGAGGAAGAGGGCAAGGAAGAGAAATACTACGACGTGTGGCAGGACGAGCAGCCACGCGATCCCCACGTTATGCACATCCCGGCACCGAAGCTCGCGCCACCGGGCTACGATATGAGTTACAATCCGCCACCGGAGTACCTCCCAACAAAGGCAGAGAGGGAAGAATGGGAGAAGATGGATCCCGAGGACAGAGAAAAGGAGTATCTGCCTCAAAAGTTCGATGCCCTGAGGAAGGTACCTGGATATGAAACTTTTGTAAAGGAGCGCTTTGAGCGTTGCTTGGACCTTTACCTTGCGCCCAGAGTGCGCAAGAACAGGTTGAACATTGATCCGGCCTCATTATTACCCAAACTTCCCAGGCCCGAAGAGCTCAAGCCGTTCCCTACCGTCTGTCAAGCAATCTTCAGAGGCCATGAGGGTCGTGTCAGATCGTCGGCGATTGACCCCACGGGACTGTGGCTTGCAACAGGAGGTGACGACGGCTACGTTAGGATATGGCTCATCAACCCAGCTCGTCAAGTATGGGCCGTGAAACTGAGCAGCGACGAGGCTGTGAACGCCGTGCGATGGAGGCCGACAAAGGACACAATGATCCTTGCcgcggccgccggagagGAAATATTCCTGATGGTGCCCCCAGACATTGATCCGGAGGTTGAACAGACCAGCCGCGCTGTCCTTGATGCTGGTTTTGGACATGCTGCGGGTGGCGCAGATAAGCAGACGACCGACGGCAAGGCGCCGGCAGCGAAATGGGCACGCCCTGGTGCTAGGTTGGAGGACGAGGGTGTGCTCGTGAAGGTGACAGTCCGATCCCCCGTCAAGGTTATCAGCTGGCACAGGAGAGGCGACCACTTCTGTACCGTGTCTCCATCTGGCCAGCGCAGCTCGGTGGCCGTACATACCCTTTCCAAGCACCTATCGCAAATCCCCTTCCGAAAGCTTTCTGGTCTTGCACAGGTGGCTCACTTCCACCCGTCCAGGCCGCTCTTCTTCGTCGCGACACAGCGCACGATCCGATGCTACGACTTGCAACGGTTGGAACTGGTCAAGGTGGTGCAGCCCGGTGCCAGATGGATCTCCTCATTCGACATACATCCTGGTGGCGACAACCTTATTGTTGGTTCTTACGACAGGCGTCTGCTGTGGCACGATCTTGACTTGTCCACTCGTCCTTACAAGACGATGCGCTTCCACCCGCAAGCCATCAGGGCTGTCAAATACCACCGCGGGGGACTCCCATTGTTTGCAGATGCCAGTGACGACGGTTCGTTGCAGATCTTCCACGGCAAGGTTGTCAGCGATCTCATGGAGAACGCAACCATTGTTCCGCTCAAATCACTCAAGGGCCACCGGGTTGTAGATTCGCTTGGTGTCATGGATGTAGACTGGCACCCATCAGAACCTTGGTGTATCTCGGCCGGTGCGGATGGAACGTGCCGACTGTGGATGTAG
- a CDS encoding lipolytic enzyme, with product MAVATRAFVLLCTFLAFVSAARCGSGRWVDVWGSMPQLVEPANLPNAPWNQTGVVFRNATLRQTIRISLGAHVIRLQISNAFGGSDLPITAVTVGVTPNNTAGIAGIQGDLHKVTFSGGQAGFTVPVGALVVSDPIELPLKALDVLSVSIYLERGQTTNSITGHPGSRTTSWFAPGNAVEAKDFTGQGIDNTDHWYFISRVEGWAPTSGGSPGALVIVGDSITDGRGSTHNQNNRWADVLMNRLAASSTLISVINQAAGGNRILNDGLGPSALSRIDRDVLATSALRYAVIFEGVNDIGTAAATTAAQQTVRGRIIAAYEQMIARCHAKGVAVFGATITPMSGPGQAYGEPAREVTRLAVNEWIRTSGRFDAVVDFDALVRDPGNQTRLLPAYDTGDYLHLNPAGYQAMGESFDLSLLEKFKDGVWSML from the exons ATGGCAGTGGCAACTAGAGCATTCGTGCTGCTGTGcaccttcttggcctttgtCTCGGCGGCGAGGTGCGGAAGCGGACGATGGGTAGACGTATGGGGTTCCATGCCGCAGCTTGTTGAGCCGGCAAACCTGCCCAATGCGCCGTGG AACCAAACCGGCGTTGTCTTCCGAAACGCCACCCTGCGCCAGACCATCCGCATCTCCCTCGGCGCCCACGTCATACGCCTGCAGATCAGCAACGCCTTTGGCGGCTCCGACTTACCCATCACGGCTGTAACGGTCGGCGTGACCCCGAACAACACGGCCGGCATCGCGGGGATCCAGGGCGACCTGCACAAGGTCACCTTCTCGGGCGGGCAGGCGGGCTTCACTGTGCCAGTGGGGGCACTGGTTGTCAGCGACCCCATTGAGCTACCGCTCAAGGCCCTCGACGTCCTCTCCGTCTCTATCTACCTCGAGCGGGGGCAGACGACAAACAGCATCACGGGACACCCGGGGTCCAGGACGACGTCGTGGTTCGCGCCGGGGAATGCAGTAGAGGCCAAGGACTTTACTGGCCAGGGGATCGACAATACGGACCACTGGTACTTCATCTCGAGGGTCGAGGGTTGGGCCCCAACTAGCGGTGGCAGCCCCGGGGCCCTGGTGATTGTTGGGGATAGTATCACCGACGGGCGAGGCTCGACGCACAACCAGAACAACCG CTGGGCCGACGTGCTCATGAACCGCCTCGCGGCCTCCTCGACCCTAATCTCCGTCATCAACCAAGCGGCCGGCGGCAACCGAATCCTAAACGACGGGCTGGGCCCCAGCGCCCTATCCCGAATCGACCGGGACGTGCTCGCGACGTCGGCGCTGCGGTACGCTGTCATCTTCGAGGGCGTCAACGACATCGGTACGGCGGCGGCCACCACAGCTGCGCAGCAGACGGTGCGGGGCCGGATCATCGCGGCGTACGAGCAGATGATTGCGCGCTGCCACGCCAAGGGCGTCGCCGTGTTCGGCGCCACCATCACGCCCATGAGCGGGCCGGGCCAGGCGTACGGCGAGCCCGCGCGCGAGGTGACGCGCCTGGCCGTCAACGAGTGGATCAGGACGTCGGGGCGGTTCGATGCGGTCGTTGACTTTGACGCGCTGGTTAGGGATCCCGGAAACCAGACGAGGCTGCTCCCTGCCTACGACACGGGCGACTATCTCCATCTCAACCCGGCGGGTTATCAGGCCATGGGAGAGAGCTTTGATCTGAGCCTGCTTGAGAAGTTCAAGGATGGTGTCTGGTCGATGCTGTAG
- a CDS encoding secretory lipase yields the protein MVSKLVSLFCLASAALVSTAQAQSQSQTSPSCDSVCQAQFRGAVTGEDANYVNLDITTDSFYQTPANISSYAVGDLVKSQDLDRATISRLWTLPAGMSMSRIYYVTEDIDGKPLPATAFALIPYSNPLGPDKPFRTIAWAHGTAGGNRQCAPSNQKAFEFDWEGPLALAQRGFVVIAPDYAGMGAEAPMGFMYEAGALHAHDVVHAIQAARQTSTLGPLMSKEWVVVGHSEGGLTAWRTAERQGMPDKAVDGLIGAVAAAPATRPLSLIPESFRRANGKPVGDAPSVIFLQSLGRLFPDQIKPADYFGQVALDRLALAKGRCLISDLALFSTLTADELYKDKSWLTHPTVVDWQNRYNGASGPKKLGTPLLVIQGEADELTYKEVAEKDFDDQCAALPDSAAEWSLYPGMGHDASMQAGQAEIVAWVNDRFDGKPTAGKCVKRTQKTATQRYSQVNPVWAALSARGPLPPP from the coding sequence ATGGTCTCCAAGCTCGTCAGTCTCTTCTGCCTGGCCTCGGCCGCGCTTGTGTCTACGGCCCAGGCCCAGTCTCAGTCCCAAACCTCGCCCAGCTGCGATAGCGTGTGCCAGGCCCAGTTCCGCGGAGCCGTGACTGGCGAGGATGCCAACTATGTCAACCTCGACATCACCACCGACAGCTTCTACCAGACCCCGGCCAACATCTCCTCGTACGCTGTGGGCGACCTCGTCAAATCCCAGGACCTGGATCGCGCCACCATCTCGCGCCTGTGGACCCTCCCCGCCGGCATGTCCATGAGCAGAATCTACTACGTCACCGAGGACATCGACGGCAAGCCCCTGCCCGCCACCGCCTTTGCCCTGATCCCCTACTCGAATCCCCTGGGGCCCGACAAGCCCTTCCGCACCATCGCTTGGGCCCACGGCACCGCTGGTGGCAATAGGCAGTGCGCCCCCTCCAACCAAAAGGCCTTTGAGTTCGACTGGGAGGGTCCCCTGGCCCTGGCCCAGCGCGGcttcgtcgtcatcgccCCTGACTACGCCGGCATGGGCGCCGAGGCCCCCATGGGCTTCATGTACGAGGCCGGCGCCCTGCACGCACACGACGTCGTGCACGCCATCCAGGCCGCCCGCCAGACCTCAACCCTCGGACCCCTGATGAGCAAGGAGTGGGTCGTCGTCGGCCACTCCGAAGGCGGTCTGACTGCTTGGAGGACCGCCGAGCGCCAGGGCATGCCGGACAAGGCCGTCGACGGGCTCATCGGCgctgtcgccgccgcccccgctACGCGCCCGCTCAGTCTCATCCCCGAGTCCTTCCGCCGCGCCAACGGCAAGCCCGTCGGCGACGCTCCCTCGGTCATTTTCCTGCAGAGCCTCGGCCGCCTGTTCCCGGACCAGATCAAGCCGGCCGACTACTTTGGCCAGGTTGCCCTGGACCGGCTCGCGCTGGCCAAGGGACGCTGCCTGATCTCGGACCTGGCACTGTTTAGCACGCTGACGGCCGACGAGCTGTACAAGGACAAGTCGTGGCTGACGCACCCGACCGTGGTCGACTGGCAGAACCGGTACAACGGCGCCTCGGGCCCCAAGAAGCTGGGCACGCCGCTGCTCGTCATCCAGGGTGAGGCCGACGAGCTCACGTACAAGGAGGTCGCCGAGAAGGACTTTGACGACCAGTGCGCCGCCCTGCCCGACTCGGCCGCCGAGTGGTCCCTGTACCCCGGCATGGGTCACGACGCCTCCATGCAGGCCGGCCAGGCCGAGATCGTCGCCTGGGTCAACGACCGCTTCGATGGCAAGCCCACCGCCGGCAAGTGCGTCAAGAGGACCCAGAAGACCGCCACTCAGAGGTACTCTCAGGTCAACCCCGTCTGGGCCGCCCTTTCTGCTCGTGGACCCCTGCCTCCTCCTTGA